The following are encoded in a window of Esox lucius isolate fEsoLuc1 chromosome 14, fEsoLuc1.pri, whole genome shotgun sequence genomic DNA:
- the LOC105005691 gene encoding probable E3 ubiquitin-protein ligase RNF144A-A encodes MTSTPSARYHPTWDLSLDPLMSCKLCLGEFPLEQMTTISQCQCVFCSLCLKQYVELLIKEGLETAISCPDSACPKQGHLLENEIECMVSVETMQRYRRQQFEREVLLDPCRTWCPSSSCQAVCQLKEAEVALPQLVQCSVCRLEFCSACRSGWHKGQACQDNMPIITFLPGETSSFYKNDEEDDDAPIKRCPKCKVYIERDEGCAQMMCKNCKHAFCWYCLESLDDDFLLIHYDKGPCRNKLGHSRASVIWHRTQVVGIFAGFGLLLLVASPFLLLATPFVLCCKCKCSKGEDDDPLPT; translated from the exons ATGACGTCCACCCCATCAGCACGGTACCACCCCACATGGGACCTGTCCCTGGACCCGCTGATGTCCTGCAAGCTGTGCCTGGGGGAGTTCCCCCTGGAGCAGATGACCACCATCAGCCAATGCCAGTGTGTCTTCTGCAGCCTG TGCCTGAAGCAGTATGTAGAACTTTTGATCAAAGAGGGCCTTGAAACTGCTATTAGCTGTCCAGACTCTGCATGCCCGAAACAAGGTCACCTGCTGGAGAACGAG ATTGAATGCATGGTGTCAGTGGAGACGATGCAGAGGTACAGGAGGCAGCAGTTTGAGAGAG AGGTGCTGCTCGACCCATGCCGGACCTGGTGCCCGTCTTCGTCCTGCCAGGCCGTGTGCCAGCTGAAGGAGGCGGAGGTGGCTCTGCCACAGCTTGTTCAGTGCTCTGTGTGCCGGCTGGAGTTCTGCTCGGCCTGCCGGTCCGGTTGGCATAAAGGACAGGCCTGCCAGGACAACATGCCCATTATCACCTTCCTCCCTGGGGAGACCAG TTCCTTCTACAAGAACGATGAGGAAGACGACGATGCGCCCATCAAGCGCTGTCCGAAGTGTAAGGTGTACATTGAGCGGGACGAAGGCTGTGCCCAGATGATGTGTAAGAACTGCAAACACGCCTTCTGCTGGTACTGCCTGGAGTCTCTGGAC GATGACTTTCTTCTGATCCACTATGACAAAGGACCGTGCAGAAACAAACTGGGGCACTCCAGAGCTTCTGTCATCTGGCACCGGACACAG gTGGTGGGGATCTTCGCTGGCTTCGGCCTGCTCCTGCTGGTGGCCTCTCCCTTCCTGCTCCTGGCCACGCCTTTTGTCCTGTGctgcaaatgtaaatgtagcaAAGGGGAAGATGATGACCCCCTGCCCACCTAA